A single Calditrichota bacterium DNA region contains:
- the thiL gene encoding thiamine-phosphate kinase, which translates to MDGFGGSTISRFARPVAKRRFFTTTPILTERDIIALAAQLRRPAAKRLLKGIGDDCAVVRGPGKSALLLTTDVLTDGVHFLSAVCPPESVGTKLLAVSLSDIAAMGGEPQDALVALMLPMETSSEWIERFYSGLGDLASRFGVNLVGGDVSRHPDRISLTLTLTGRMRRDEVLYRSGARPGDLLYVTGTLGDADTGLKILDRRREGGIGNISGVTADRDSLIQKYLCPEPRVEWGQLLARTRTAHAAIDLSDGISVAARQMASASKVKMMIREAALPISEALKTFSSAEGFNPKRWVLDAGGDYELLFAVPPEATRRVERFHLSRPHLTPVVCIGEVLTGEPGSVVVEHSDGSTLPLTGGGWEHFRSGSQMPD; encoded by the coding sequence ATAGACGGGTTTGGGGGCTCAACAATCTCACGATTCGCACGTCCTGTGGCGAAGCGACGATTTTTCACTACAACCCCTATTCTGACCGAACGCGACATCATCGCCCTCGCGGCACAGCTTAGGCGCCCTGCCGCGAAGCGGCTCCTTAAGGGCATCGGCGACGACTGCGCCGTTGTCCGCGGCCCCGGCAAGAGCGCGCTTCTCCTCACCACCGATGTCCTGACCGACGGCGTCCACTTCCTGAGCGCCGTCTGTCCCCCCGAATCCGTCGGCACCAAACTGCTCGCCGTCAGCCTCTCCGACATCGCTGCGATGGGAGGCGAGCCGCAGGATGCCCTCGTTGCTTTGATGCTTCCGATGGAAACTTCGAGCGAATGGATCGAGCGGTTCTATAGTGGACTTGGCGACCTTGCTTCGAGATTCGGCGTCAACCTCGTCGGGGGCGACGTCTCGCGCCATCCCGACCGCATTTCGCTGACGCTGACGCTAACCGGCCGAATGCGTCGCGACGAAGTGCTCTACCGGTCGGGCGCCCGGCCCGGAGATCTTCTCTACGTGACCGGCACCCTCGGCGACGCCGATACCGGATTGAAGATTCTTGATAGAAGAAGGGAAGGTGGTATAGGGAACATTTCAGGTGTGACAGCAGACCGCGATTCACTCATACAGAAGTACTTGTGCCCCGAACCGCGGGTTGAGTGGGGACAACTGCTCGCGAGGACCCGGACGGCTCACGCCGCTATCGACCTCTCGGACGGCATATCCGTCGCAGCGCGGCAAATGGCATCTGCAAGCAAGGTCAAGATGATGATCCGGGAGGCGGCTCTTCCAATATCGGAAGCCCTGAAGACATTCTCATCGGCCGAAGGCTTCAATCCGAAACGCTGGGTGCTTGACGCGGGAGGGGACTATGAATTGCTCTTTGCAGTGCCGCCGGAAGCAACGCGTCGGGTCGAGCGTTTTCATCTCTCCCGGCCGCATCTTACCCCTGTCGTCTGCATCGGTGAAGTGCTAACCGGTGAACCGGGTTCGGTTGTCGTCGAGCATTCGGATGGTTCTACCCTGCCGCTTACCGGAGGGGGTTGGGAGCATTTTAGGAGCGGAAGTCAGATGCCAGATTGA
- a CDS encoding acyl--CoA ligase: protein MSNSPLPPDLIDRIAHARDLTGRPRSEPLLPYRSVGELLSRRAAETPSKAFMIWYNRDGTRGELTYHDFHRRVIGRATLLARLGIRPGDRVATYSGNFPETALIYFACWAYGATVVPLSVSEDEAHLRYIIRNSEAKSIFTRPELLDKLRSILSGGDDPISIPLQVEPVDESAEGYFPNDADLPFPDTEALIVYTSGTTGNPKGVLLDQYNLLVDGFALASHHRITSNTRMMCVLPIHHVNGTIVTMVTPLVAGSSFVLNERFSVHHFFPRLAAEGVEVVSVVPTLLAFLLEADASTDGLDLKLHHIICGAGPLTVDLAMRFEMRYHIPIAHGYGLSETTCYSCCLPVDLPTTDRRLWLSQHGYPAIGPALPVNEMAIHDPDGKPIRPGERGEIVIRGHNVMIGYYHNEPANRSAFEHGWFRSGDEGFFLPGPDGEPYYFITGRLKELIIRGGVNISPLEIDEVLMALPGVRAGIAVGFEHDLYGEEVGAYVQPDGGQALTAEAIIAACRQALPFAKCPKVVIFGDQMPVTSTGKYQRNKLRPLFAEYRTGRFSDGKGR, encoded by the coding sequence GTGAGCAATTCTCCTCTACCCCCTGACCTCATAGACAGGATCGCTCACGCTCGTGACCTGACCGGCCGGCCGCGGTCGGAACCGCTGCTGCCCTACCGCTCGGTCGGGGAACTGCTCTCCCGGCGCGCCGCGGAAACGCCGTCCAAAGCCTTCATGATCTGGTATAATCGTGACGGAACCCGGGGAGAGTTGACCTACCACGACTTTCACCGACGCGTTATCGGCCGGGCAACTCTATTGGCACGGCTCGGAATCCGCCCGGGTGACCGGGTCGCGACTTATTCCGGCAACTTCCCTGAGACCGCACTAATCTACTTTGCTTGCTGGGCCTACGGCGCGACAGTCGTTCCTCTCTCGGTCAGCGAAGACGAAGCCCACCTCCGCTACATCATTCGTAATTCTGAGGCGAAATCGATCTTCACCCGCCCGGAATTGCTCGACAAGTTGCGCTCCATTCTAAGCGGCGGCGATGATCCGATCTCCATCCCACTCCAAGTCGAGCCTGTAGATGAGTCCGCCGAAGGCTACTTCCCGAATGATGCCGACCTACCCTTTCCCGACACCGAAGCCCTCATTGTCTATACCTCAGGCACCACCGGCAACCCGAAAGGCGTCCTGCTCGACCAGTACAATTTGCTCGTCGATGGTTTCGCGCTTGCCAGTCATCATCGCATCACCTCCAACACCCGAATGATGTGCGTTCTGCCGATTCACCATGTCAACGGGACTATTGTAACGATGGTAACGCCGCTCGTCGCGGGATCTTCGTTTGTGCTAAACGAACGCTTTTCAGTGCACCATTTCTTCCCTCGTTTGGCCGCCGAGGGCGTCGAGGTGGTCTCAGTCGTCCCGACACTGCTCGCATTTCTCCTTGAAGCAGATGCCTCGACCGACGGCCTGGACCTGAAACTTCACCACATTATTTGCGGCGCCGGGCCGCTGACGGTCGATCTGGCGATGCGATTCGAAATGCGCTACCACATTCCCATTGCTCACGGCTATGGCCTCTCGGAGACGACATGCTACTCGTGCTGCCTTCCGGTTGACCTGCCTACCACCGATCGCCGCTTATGGCTCTCGCAGCACGGCTATCCGGCTATTGGCCCGGCGCTGCCGGTGAATGAAATGGCGATTCACGATCCTGATGGAAAACCCATCAGACCTGGCGAACGAGGCGAGATCGTCATTCGCGGCCACAATGTGATGATCGGTTATTACCACAACGAACCGGCCAACCGGTCGGCGTTTGAGCATGGGTGGTTTCGTTCCGGTGATGAGGGCTTCTTTCTCCCCGGACCAGACGGCGAGCCTTACTACTTCATCACCGGGCGGTTAAAAGAACTGATCATTCGCGGAGGGGTGAACATATCGCCGCTCGAAATCGACGAAGTGCTTATGGCGCTCCCGGGCGTTCGAGCCGGTATTGCGGTGGGCTTTGAACATGATCTATATGGCGAGGAAGTTGGAGCCTATGTCCAGCCGGACGGCGGGCAGGCATTAACCGCTGAGGCGATTATCGCAGCCTGCCGCCAAGCGCTTCCTTTTGCCAAATGTCCTAAAGTAGTCATATTTGGCGACCAAATGCCGGTAACTTCAACCGGGAAGTATCAACGGAACAAGTTGAGACCGCTCTTCGCGGAATATCGGACAGGGCGGTTTTCGGATGGCAAGGGACGGTAG
- a CDS encoding heavy-metal-associated domain-containing protein: MTTLTSHLNVLGMHCHGCERSVENAIKRLPGVVSAKADAMASKVEVASDQPLDPDAVRKAVESAGYMFAGNQG, translated from the coding sequence ATGACCACCTTAACATCGCACCTGAACGTCCTCGGGATGCACTGCCACGGCTGCGAGCGGTCGGTCGAAAACGCCATCAAACGCCTGCCGGGCGTCGTCTCGGCGAAAGCCGACGCAATGGCTAGCAAAGTCGAAGTCGCCTCGGATCAACCCCTCGATCCCGACGCCGTTCGCAAGGCTGTTGAAAGCGCCGGGTATATGTTTGCAGGCAATCAAGGCTAA
- a CDS encoding DUF2480 family protein, with the protein MALTSTKPRPKSAGLFEPIDIRAFIEGDLFRETPFRAALRQEDWSRFSGKRVLVKGCGKGPAIPPWAWMLLLAHLTPVAAAVLYGEDCDPIVVWKRSP; encoded by the coding sequence GTGGCGCTAACCTCAACCAAACCGCGCCCCAAATCGGCGGGGCTCTTTGAACCGATCGACATCCGCGCCTTTATCGAAGGCGACCTCTTTCGCGAGACGCCGTTCCGGGCCGCACTGCGGCAGGAAGATTGGTCGCGCTTCTCCGGCAAACGGGTGCTCGTCAAGGGCTGCGGCAAGGGCCCGGCAATTCCGCCCTGGGCCTGGATGCTCTTGCTCGCCCATCTGACTCCGGTAGCCGCAGCGGTGCTCTACGGCGAAGACTGCGACCCGATCGTGGTCTGGAAGCGCAGCCCATAA
- a CDS encoding BrxA/BrxB family bacilliredoxin: MTRPVPLSLLDSRPTYEPDAVRPLREELIAVGFRELLTPEEVDAALTLPSGNPTTTLVVVNSVCGCAAGNARPGAALGLQHRVIPDRLLTVFAGMEKAAVQRVRDYLTGYPPSSPAMALFKGPQLVHILERRDIEQMSADDIALSLRGAFGQHCAKPGPSIPPEVFAGLEMVKYCGSKIPLYRG, translated from the coding sequence ATGACCCGGCCGGTCCCACTCTCGCTTCTCGACAGCCGGCCGACCTACGAACCGGATGCTGTCCGGCCGCTCCGCGAGGAACTTATCGCCGTCGGGTTTCGGGAACTGCTGACCCCGGAGGAGGTTGACGCTGCACTCACGCTGCCGTCCGGCAACCCAACGACGACGTTGGTGGTCGTCAATTCGGTATGCGGCTGCGCTGCCGGAAATGCCCGTCCCGGCGCCGCTCTGGGTCTCCAGCACCGGGTGATTCCCGACCGCCTGTTGACGGTCTTTGCCGGTATGGAGAAAGCCGCAGTCCAGCGCGTGCGCGACTACCTCACCGGCTACCCGCCCTCCTCACCGGCAATGGCCCTCTTCAAAGGACCGCAACTGGTGCACATCCTCGAGCGAAGGGATATCGAGCAGATGTCCGCCGATGACATTGCCCTCTCTCTACGGGGAGCCTTCGGCCAGCACTGCGCCAAACCGGGTCCTTCGATCCCCCCCGAGGTTTTCGCGGGACTCGAAATGGTGAAGTATTGCGGGAGTAAGATACCGCTTTACAGGGGCTGA
- a CDS encoding iron-sulfur cluster assembly accessory protein translates to MITVTESAVRQVRTLVEEQKDAPHLRIGVQGGGCSGLEYYLALDDTIQTEDEVYEFGGIKVLVDRQSLPYLTGSTLDFSNDLMNSGFTFHNPNAARTCGCGKSFCG, encoded by the coding sequence ATGATAACCGTTACCGAATCGGCCGTTCGCCAGGTCCGCACCCTTGTCGAGGAGCAGAAGGACGCTCCCCATCTCCGTATCGGCGTTCAGGGCGGCGGTTGCAGCGGCCTCGAATACTATCTCGCGCTCGACGACACCATCCAGACCGAAGACGAAGTCTATGAGTTCGGCGGCATCAAAGTGCTCGTCGATCGCCAGAGCCTGCCCTATCTGACCGGTTCGACGCTTGACTTCTCGAACGACCTGATGAACTCGGGCTTCACGTTTCACAATCCCAACGCCGCCCGCACCTGTGGTTGCGGCAAGTCGTTCTGCGGATGA
- the coaD gene encoding pantetheine-phosphate adenylyltransferase — protein MDLHKTAIYPGTFDPITNGHIDIIRRASAIFSRVIVTLAVNSSKATLFTTEERLAMLREATAGLANVEVAKFSGLVVEFARQVGATVMVRGLRAVSDFEYEFQMALMNRKQEHSLDTVFLMPDEKYTYLSSSIVREIARHGGTIECFVPKFVEDRLKAKSQNGQ, from the coding sequence ATAGACCTTCACAAGACCGCCATCTATCCCGGCACGTTCGACCCGATCACCAACGGACACATCGACATCATCCGCCGGGCATCAGCCATCTTCAGCCGGGTAATCGTTACGCTTGCGGTCAATTCATCCAAGGCGACGCTCTTCACTACTGAGGAACGGCTGGCGATGCTGCGCGAAGCGACCGCCGGCCTGGCCAATGTCGAGGTGGCGAAGTTCAGCGGATTGGTGGTCGAATTCGCCCGCCAGGTCGGCGCGACGGTGATGGTTCGCGGCTTGCGGGCGGTGAGCGACTTCGAGTATGAATTTCAGATGGCACTTATGAACCGCAAGCAGGAGCATTCGCTCGATACGGTATTCCTGATGCCGGACGAGAAATATACCTACCTATCTTCATCTATCGTTCGCGAGATAGCCCGCCACGGCGGGACGATCGAGTGCTTTGTCCCGAAGTTTGTTGAGGATCGGTTGAAGGCGAAGTCTCAGAACGGTCAGTGA
- a CDS encoding phosphate acetyltransferase, with translation MKSLYVASTEPRSGKSAVALGLLNVLSERVDRVGYLKPIGRGETAGSDEDVELARRLFAPSAKPEHLSPMGTGEARRLLASGSNDELLTRILRAAHSNSEPPDVTVIEGTDYSGAMSALEFDVNADISKTLDAPVLMVASGHGRSAEEIVALVKAAKESFDERGCDFIGVIVTKVEAAVHNRVTAALEKEFERAGIDLIGIIPYSDLLGKPRLGEIARKIGAKVLYGSEYLNNLATQPRVAAMTIGNVLERLQEGMLLITPGDREDMLLAAMVSRVSSTYPNISGVVLTGGFEPAPAVKKLIGGLAGVINIPVLSVPHDTFEAAVAVNQMEVTLYAGDKEKVEALYRDARRWIRRDRIDAFLELKRPPRTTPVVFLNDLLERAQAARRRIVLPEGGEERTLKAVGRVIADNVADVVLLGEEKAIREAANRVGASIEGALIIDPAQSDRLEPYAEAYFKLREAKGITRDHARDVMLDPIYYGTMMVHLGDADGLVSGAVHTTRHTITPAFQIIKTKAGISLVSSVFFMCLEDRVLVYGDCAVNPNPNAAELADIAISSATTAEAFGFEPLVAMLSYSTGTSGVGPEVERVAEATDLVRKKAPDLKVEGPIQYDAAISIETARTKLPDSAVAGRANIFIFPDLNAGNTAYKAVQRSARAIAVGPVLQGLNKPVNDLSRGCLVEDIVYTIAITAIQAQG, from the coding sequence ATGAAATCGCTCTATGTAGCCTCGACCGAGCCGCGCAGCGGCAAGAGTGCGGTTGCTCTCGGGCTCTTGAATGTCCTCTCCGAGCGCGTCGATCGGGTCGGTTATCTTAAGCCTATCGGCCGGGGCGAAACGGCCGGCAGCGACGAGGATGTTGAACTGGCGAGGCGGCTTTTTGCACCAAGCGCCAAGCCGGAGCACCTCAGCCCGATGGGCACCGGCGAAGCGCGACGGCTGCTGGCTTCGGGATCGAACGATGAACTGCTGACCCGCATACTAAGGGCGGCGCACTCGAACAGCGAGCCACCCGACGTGACGGTTATCGAAGGAACCGATTATTCCGGCGCCATGTCCGCGCTCGAGTTCGACGTCAATGCCGACATCTCGAAAACACTCGATGCGCCGGTGCTGATGGTCGCCAGCGGGCATGGCCGGTCGGCTGAAGAGATCGTCGCACTCGTCAAAGCCGCCAAGGAGTCATTCGACGAGCGGGGCTGCGATTTCATCGGGGTCATCGTGACCAAGGTCGAGGCTGCGGTGCACAACCGGGTGACGGCGGCTCTGGAGAAGGAGTTCGAGCGCGCCGGCATCGACCTTATCGGGATCATCCCCTATAGCGACCTGCTCGGCAAGCCGAGACTGGGTGAGATTGCACGAAAGATCGGCGCCAAGGTGCTCTACGGCTCGGAATATCTGAATAACCTGGCAACACAACCCCGAGTCGCGGCGATGACCATTGGCAACGTCCTTGAGCGTTTGCAGGAAGGAATGTTGCTGATCACCCCCGGCGACCGCGAGGACATGCTTCTGGCGGCGATGGTGTCGAGGGTATCGAGCACCTACCCCAATATCTCAGGCGTCGTGCTTACCGGCGGATTCGAGCCGGCTCCGGCGGTGAAGAAATTGATCGGAGGGCTCGCCGGAGTGATCAATATCCCGGTGCTTTCGGTGCCGCACGACACCTTCGAAGCCGCTGTTGCGGTGAATCAAATGGAGGTTACACTCTACGCGGGGGACAAGGAAAAGGTCGAAGCGCTTTATCGCGACGCCCGGAGATGGATCCGGCGCGACAGGATCGACGCTTTCCTTGAACTGAAACGTCCGCCGCGGACGACGCCGGTGGTCTTCCTCAATGATCTCCTCGAGCGGGCACAGGCAGCCCGTCGCCGGATAGTCCTCCCCGAAGGAGGTGAAGAACGCACCTTGAAAGCAGTGGGGCGGGTCATTGCGGACAACGTGGCCGACGTCGTCTTGCTCGGCGAAGAGAAAGCCATACGCGAGGCTGCCAATCGCGTCGGCGCTTCAATCGAGGGCGCACTCATTATCGATCCAGCACAGAGCGACAGGTTGGAGCCCTACGCCGAGGCCTATTTCAAGTTGCGTGAGGCGAAGGGCATCACCCGTGATCACGCCCGCGACGTAATGTTAGACCCGATTTACTACGGGACGATGATGGTGCACCTGGGCGACGCAGATGGACTCGTATCGGGAGCCGTTCATACGACCCGGCACACCATCACCCCGGCGTTTCAGATCATCAAGACCAAGGCGGGAATTTCGCTCGTTTCGAGCGTATTTTTCATGTGTCTTGAGGATCGCGTCCTGGTCTATGGCGACTGTGCGGTCAATCCCAATCCCAACGCTGCCGAACTTGCCGACATCGCGATATCGTCGGCGACTACTGCAGAAGCGTTTGGGTTCGAGCCGCTGGTGGCAATGCTCTCGTATTCTACCGGCACTTCGGGAGTTGGGCCGGAAGTGGAACGGGTCGCCGAGGCGACCGACCTGGTGCGCAAGAAAGCGCCCGACCTCAAAGTCGAAGGGCCGATTCAATACGATGCGGCGATATCGATCGAGACCGCCCGGACCAAGTTGCCTGACTCTGCAGTAGCCGGCCGGGCGAACATCTTTATCTTCCCGGATTTGAATGCCGGCAATACAGCCTACAAGGCTGTCCAACGCTCGGCACGGGCAATAGCCGTCGGGCCGGTGCTGCAAGGTCTTAACAAACCCGTGAACGATCTGTCGCGCGGGTGCCTGGTCGAAGACATTGTCTATACAATTGCGATCACCGCTATCCAAGCACAGGGATAG